From a single Nicotiana tomentosiformis chromosome 2, ASM39032v3, whole genome shotgun sequence genomic region:
- the LOC104084805 gene encoding aspartic proteinase-like isoform X2, which yields MLLPFLILAFHTIVLSVIRFFLWNIRGFGVNMGAKVFLVALFLSALLFPLASSSNDGLMRIGLKKMKFDQNNRLAARIESKEGDVLRASIRKYNFRGKLGDSEDTDIVALKNYMDAQYFGEIGVGTPPQKFTVIFDTGSSNLWVPSSKCYFSVPCFFHSKFKSSESSTYKKNGKSAAIQYGSGAISGFFSQDNVKVGDLVVTDQEFIEATREPSVTFLVAKFDGILGLGFQEISVGNAVPVWYNMVQQGLIKDPVFSFWLNRNTEEEQGGEIVFGGVDPNHYKGEITYVPVTHKGYWQFDMGDVLIEGKATGYCESGCSAIADSGTSLLAGPTTIITMINQAIGASGVASQQCKSVVEQYGQTIMDLLLAEAHPKKICSQVGVCTFDGNRGVSMGIESVVDEKAGRSTGLQDGMCSACEMAVIWMENQLRQNQTQDRILNYVNELCERLPSPLGESAVDCGKLSSMPTVSFTIGGKVFDLVPKEYILKVGEGAKAQCISGFTGLDIPPPRGPLWILGDVFMGRYHTVFDYGKLRVGFAEAA from the exons ATGCTTTTACCCTTTTTAATTCTTGCGTTTCATACAATCGTATTATCTGTTATTCGATTTTTTTTATGGAATATCAGAGGTTTTGGG GTCAATATGGGAGCAAAAGTATTTCTTGTTGCCCTGTTTCTCTCAGCACTGCTCTTTCCTTTGGCCTCCTCATCCAATGATGGCTTGATGAGAATTGGCTTGAAAAAAATGAAATTTGATCAAAATAACCGGCTTGCTGCACGCATTGAGTCAAAGGAAGGGGACGTTTTGAGGGCGTCTATTAGGAAGTATAACTTCCGTGGTAAACTCGGGGACTCTGAGGATACAGACATTGTAGCACTGAAGAACTATATGGATGCTCAATATTTTGGGGAGATTGGTGTAGGCACTCCACCTCAGAAGTTCACTGTAATCTTTGACACTGGTAGCTCGAATTTGTGGGTGCCGTCGTCGAAGTGCTATTTCTCT GTTCCCTGTTTCTTTCATTCCAAGTTCAAATCAAGCGAATCAAGTACTTATAAGAAGAATG GGAAGTCTGCTGCAATTCAGTATGGTAGTGGAGCTATTTCTGGATTCTTCAGTCAAGACAACGTCAAAGTTGGTGACCTTGTTGTAACAGATCAG GAATTTATTGAGGCAACCAGAGAACCCAGCGTGACATTTTTGGTAGCCAAGTTTGACGGTATATTGGGTCTTGGATTCCAGGAGATTTCAGTTGGCAATGCTGTTCCAGTTTG GTACAACATGGTCCAACAGGGTCTTATCAAGGATCCTGTCTTCTCATTTTGGCTCAACCGAAATACAGAGGAAGAACAAGGCGGAGAAATCGTGTTTGGTGGGGTTGATCCTAATCACTATAAGGGAGAAATCACTTATGTCCCAGTCACACACAAAGGTTATTGGCAG TTTGATATGGGTGATGTTCTTATCGAGGGTAAAGCTACTG GTTACTGTGAAAGTGGGTGCTCTGCAATAGCGGATTCAGGGACTTCTCTCTTGGCTGGTCCAACG ACCATAATCACTATGATTAATCAAGCCATTGGAGCCTCTGGAGTTGCTAGCCAACAATGCAAATCTGTAGTGGAGCAGTACGGGCAGACAATCATGGATTTGCTGTTAGCAGAG GCACATCCAAAGAAGATTTGCTCACAGGTTGGAGTATGCACTTTCGATGGAAACCGCGGAGTTAG TATGGGAATTGAGAGTGTTGTAGACGAGAAAGCTGGCAGATCCACAGGACTGCAGGATGGTATGTGCTCTGCTTGTGAAATGGCGGTCATATGGATGGAGAATCAACTGAGACAAAACCAGACTCAAGATCGCATATTAAACTATGTGAATGAG CTTTGCGAGCGTCTCCCAAGCCCATTGGGGGAATCAGCTGTTGACTGTGGAAAGCTTTCTTCAATGCCTACAGTCTCTTTCACAATTGGTGGCAAAGTTTTTGACCTCGTCCCGAAGGAG TACATACTCAAGGTGGGCGAGGGTGCTAAGGCACAGTGTATTAGTGGTTTCACTGGCTTGGACATTCCTCCTCCCCGCGGACCACTCTG GATCTTGGGTGATGTTTTCATGGGTCGATATCACACAGTCTTCGATTATGGCAAACTCAGAGTTGGATTTGCTGAAGCAGCTTAA
- the LOC104084805 gene encoding aspartic proteinase-like isoform X1 has translation MGAKVFLVALFLSALLFPLASSSNDGLMRIGLKKMKFDQNNRLAARIESKEGDVLRASIRKYNFRGKLGDSEDTDIVALKNYMDAQYFGEIGVGTPPQKFTVIFDTGSSNLWVPSSKCYFSVPCFFHSKFKSSESSTYKKNGKSAAIQYGSGAISGFFSQDNVKVGDLVVTDQEFIEATREPSVTFLVAKFDGILGLGFQEISVGNAVPVWYNMVQQGLIKDPVFSFWLNRNTEEEQGGEIVFGGVDPNHYKGEITYVPVTHKGYWQFDMGDVLIEGKATGYCESGCSAIADSGTSLLAGPTTIITMINQAIGASGVASQQCKSVVEQYGQTIMDLLLAEAHPKKICSQVGVCTFDGNRGVSMGIESVVDEKAGRSTGLQDGMCSACEMAVIWMENQLRQNQTQDRILNYVNELCERLPSPLGESAVDCGKLSSMPTVSFTIGGKVFDLVPKEYILKVGEGAKAQCISGFTGLDIPPPRGPLWILGDVFMGRYHTVFDYGKLRVGFAEAA, from the exons ATGGGAGCAAAAGTATTTCTTGTTGCCCTGTTTCTCTCAGCACTGCTCTTTCCTTTGGCCTCCTCATCCAATGATGGCTTGATGAGAATTGGCTTGAAAAAAATGAAATTTGATCAAAATAACCGGCTTGCTGCACGCATTGAGTCAAAGGAAGGGGACGTTTTGAGGGCGTCTATTAGGAAGTATAACTTCCGTGGTAAACTCGGGGACTCTGAGGATACAGACATTGTAGCACTGAAGAACTATATGGATGCTCAATATTTTGGGGAGATTGGTGTAGGCACTCCACCTCAGAAGTTCACTGTAATCTTTGACACTGGTAGCTCGAATTTGTGGGTGCCGTCGTCGAAGTGCTATTTCTCT GTTCCCTGTTTCTTTCATTCCAAGTTCAAATCAAGCGAATCAAGTACTTATAAGAAGAATG GGAAGTCTGCTGCAATTCAGTATGGTAGTGGAGCTATTTCTGGATTCTTCAGTCAAGACAACGTCAAAGTTGGTGACCTTGTTGTAACAGATCAG GAATTTATTGAGGCAACCAGAGAACCCAGCGTGACATTTTTGGTAGCCAAGTTTGACGGTATATTGGGTCTTGGATTCCAGGAGATTTCAGTTGGCAATGCTGTTCCAGTTTG GTACAACATGGTCCAACAGGGTCTTATCAAGGATCCTGTCTTCTCATTTTGGCTCAACCGAAATACAGAGGAAGAACAAGGCGGAGAAATCGTGTTTGGTGGGGTTGATCCTAATCACTATAAGGGAGAAATCACTTATGTCCCAGTCACACACAAAGGTTATTGGCAG TTTGATATGGGTGATGTTCTTATCGAGGGTAAAGCTACTG GTTACTGTGAAAGTGGGTGCTCTGCAATAGCGGATTCAGGGACTTCTCTCTTGGCTGGTCCAACG ACCATAATCACTATGATTAATCAAGCCATTGGAGCCTCTGGAGTTGCTAGCCAACAATGCAAATCTGTAGTGGAGCAGTACGGGCAGACAATCATGGATTTGCTGTTAGCAGAG GCACATCCAAAGAAGATTTGCTCACAGGTTGGAGTATGCACTTTCGATGGAAACCGCGGAGTTAG TATGGGAATTGAGAGTGTTGTAGACGAGAAAGCTGGCAGATCCACAGGACTGCAGGATGGTATGTGCTCTGCTTGTGAAATGGCGGTCATATGGATGGAGAATCAACTGAGACAAAACCAGACTCAAGATCGCATATTAAACTATGTGAATGAG CTTTGCGAGCGTCTCCCAAGCCCATTGGGGGAATCAGCTGTTGACTGTGGAAAGCTTTCTTCAATGCCTACAGTCTCTTTCACAATTGGTGGCAAAGTTTTTGACCTCGTCCCGAAGGAG TACATACTCAAGGTGGGCGAGGGTGCTAAGGCACAGTGTATTAGTGGTTTCACTGGCTTGGACATTCCTCCTCCCCGCGGACCACTCTG GATCTTGGGTGATGTTTTCATGGGTCGATATCACACAGTCTTCGATTATGGCAAACTCAGAGTTGGATTTGCTGAAGCAGCTTAA